One window from the genome of Equus przewalskii isolate Varuska unplaced genomic scaffold, EquPr2 ChrUn-13, whole genome shotgun sequence encodes:
- the PHGDH gene encoding D-3-phosphoglycerate dehydrogenase isoform X1, with amino-acid sequence MAFANLRKVLISDSLDPCCRKILQDGGLQVVEKQNLSKEELIAELQDCEGLIVRSATKVTADVINAAEKLQVVGRAGTGVDNVDLEAATRKGILVMNTPNGNSLSAAELTCGMIMCLARQIPQATASMKGGKWDRKKFMGTELNGKILGILGLGRIGREVATRMQSFGMKTVGYDPIISPEVSASFGVQQLPLEEIWPLCDFITVHTPLLPSTTGLLNDSTFAQCKKGVRVVNCARGGIVDEGALLRALQSGQCAGAALDVFTEEPPRDRALVDHENVISCPHLGASTKEAQSRCGEEIAIQFVDMVKGKSLAGVVNAQALTSVFSPHTKAWIGLAEALGALMRAWAGSPKGTIQVVTQGTSLKDAGSCLSAAVIVGLLKKTSDQTDVNLVNAKLLVKEAGLNITTSHNSAAPGEQACGECLLTVALAGAPYQAVGLVQGTTPVLQALNGAVFRPGAPLRRGLPLLMFRAQGSNPAMLPTMIGLLAEAGVQLLSYQTSVVSDGEPWHVMGISSLLPSLEAWKQHVTEAFQFHF; translated from the exons ATGGCCTTTGCAAATCTACGGAAAGTGCTCATCAGTGATAGCTTGGACCCTTGCTGCCGGAAGATCCTGCAAGATGGAGGGCTGCAGGTGGTGGAGAAGCAGAACCTGAGCAAAGAGGAGCTGATAGCCGAGCTGCAG GATTGCGAAGGCCTTATCGTCCGCTCGGCCACGAAGGTGACCGCTGATGTTATCAATGCGGCAGAGAAGCTCCAggtggtgggcagggctggcacaGGCGTGGACAATGTGGATCTGGAGGCCGCAACGAGGAAGGGCATTCTGGTCATGAA CACCCCCAATGGGAACAGCCTCAGTGCCGCGGAGCTCACCTGTGGGATGATCATGTGTCTGGCCAG GCAGATTCCTCAGGCTACGGCTTCGATGAAAGGTGGGAAATGGGACCGGAAGAAG TTCATGGGAACAGAGCTGAATGGAAAGATCCTGGGAATTCTTGGCCTGGGCAGGATTGGGAGAGAGGTGGCCACCCGGATGCAGTCCTTTGGGATGAAG ACTGTGGGGTACGACCCTATCATTTCGCCAGAGGTTTCGGCCTCCTTCGGCGTTCAGCAGCTGCCCCTGGAGGAGATCTGGCCTCTCTgtgatttcatcactgtgcacacacctctcctgccctccaccaCAG gTTTGCTGAATGACAGCACTTTTGCCCAGTGCAAGAAGGGGGTGCGCGTGGTGAACTGTGCTCGGGGCGGGATTGTGGACGAAGGCGCCCTGCTCCGGGCCCTGCAGTCGGGTCAGTGTGCTGGAGCCGCGCTGGACGTGTTCACGGAA GAACCACCGCGGGACCGAGCCTTGGTGGACCACGAGAACGTCATCAGCTGCCCCCACCTGGGCGCCAGCACCAAGGAGGCCCAGAGCCGCTGCGGGGAGGAAATCGCCATCCAGTTCGTGGACATGGTGAAGGGGAAGTCTCTAGCGGGGGTT GTAAACGCCCAGGCCCTTACTAGTGTCTTCTCTCCGCACACCAAGGCTTGGATTGGTCTGGCAGAAGCTCTGGGGGCACTGATGCGAGCCTGGGCTGGGTCCCCCAAAGGGACCATCCAGGTGGTAACACAGG ggACGTCCCTGAAGGACGCTGGGAGCTGCCTAAGCGCCGCAGTCATTGTCGGCCTCCTGAAAAAAACTTCTGATCAGACGGATGTCAACTTGGTGAACGCCAAGCTGCTGGTGAAAGAGGCTGGCCTCAAT ATAACCACCTCCCACAACTCTGCTGCACCAGGGGAGCAGGCCTGCGGGGAGTGCCTCCTGACCGTGGCCCTGGCAGGTGCCCCCTACCAGGCTGTGGGCTTGGTCCAGGGCACCACACCTGTGCTGCAGGCCCTCAACGGAGCTGTCTTCAGACCAGGAGCGCCTCTCCGCAGGGGCCTGCCTCTACTCATGTTCCGGGCTCAGGGCTCCAACCCTGCGATGCTGCCTACCATGATTG GCCtcctggcagaggcaggagtACAGCTGCTGTCCTACCAGACCTCAGTGGTGTCCGATGGGGAGCCCTGGCATGTCATGGGCATCTCCTCCCTGTTGCCCAGCCTGGAGGCGTGGAAGCAGCACGTGACTGAGGCTTTCCAGTTCCACTTCTAA
- the PHGDH gene encoding D-3-phosphoglycerate dehydrogenase isoform X2 produces MDCEGLIVRSATKVTADVINAAEKLQVVGRAGTGVDNVDLEAATRKGILVMNTPNGNSLSAAELTCGMIMCLARQIPQATASMKGGKWDRKKFMGTELNGKILGILGLGRIGREVATRMQSFGMKTVGYDPIISPEVSASFGVQQLPLEEIWPLCDFITVHTPLLPSTTGLLNDSTFAQCKKGVRVVNCARGGIVDEGALLRALQSGQCAGAALDVFTEEPPRDRALVDHENVISCPHLGASTKEAQSRCGEEIAIQFVDMVKGKSLAGVVNAQALTSVFSPHTKAWIGLAEALGALMRAWAGSPKGTIQVVTQGTSLKDAGSCLSAAVIVGLLKKTSDQTDVNLVNAKLLVKEAGLNITTSHNSAAPGEQACGECLLTVALAGAPYQAVGLVQGTTPVLQALNGAVFRPGAPLRRGLPLLMFRAQGSNPAMLPTMIGLLAEAGVQLLSYQTSVVSDGEPWHVMGISSLLPSLEAWKQHVTEAFQFHF; encoded by the exons ATG GATTGCGAAGGCCTTATCGTCCGCTCGGCCACGAAGGTGACCGCTGATGTTATCAATGCGGCAGAGAAGCTCCAggtggtgggcagggctggcacaGGCGTGGACAATGTGGATCTGGAGGCCGCAACGAGGAAGGGCATTCTGGTCATGAA CACCCCCAATGGGAACAGCCTCAGTGCCGCGGAGCTCACCTGTGGGATGATCATGTGTCTGGCCAG GCAGATTCCTCAGGCTACGGCTTCGATGAAAGGTGGGAAATGGGACCGGAAGAAG TTCATGGGAACAGAGCTGAATGGAAAGATCCTGGGAATTCTTGGCCTGGGCAGGATTGGGAGAGAGGTGGCCACCCGGATGCAGTCCTTTGGGATGAAG ACTGTGGGGTACGACCCTATCATTTCGCCAGAGGTTTCGGCCTCCTTCGGCGTTCAGCAGCTGCCCCTGGAGGAGATCTGGCCTCTCTgtgatttcatcactgtgcacacacctctcctgccctccaccaCAG gTTTGCTGAATGACAGCACTTTTGCCCAGTGCAAGAAGGGGGTGCGCGTGGTGAACTGTGCTCGGGGCGGGATTGTGGACGAAGGCGCCCTGCTCCGGGCCCTGCAGTCGGGTCAGTGTGCTGGAGCCGCGCTGGACGTGTTCACGGAA GAACCACCGCGGGACCGAGCCTTGGTGGACCACGAGAACGTCATCAGCTGCCCCCACCTGGGCGCCAGCACCAAGGAGGCCCAGAGCCGCTGCGGGGAGGAAATCGCCATCCAGTTCGTGGACATGGTGAAGGGGAAGTCTCTAGCGGGGGTT GTAAACGCCCAGGCCCTTACTAGTGTCTTCTCTCCGCACACCAAGGCTTGGATTGGTCTGGCAGAAGCTCTGGGGGCACTGATGCGAGCCTGGGCTGGGTCCCCCAAAGGGACCATCCAGGTGGTAACACAGG ggACGTCCCTGAAGGACGCTGGGAGCTGCCTAAGCGCCGCAGTCATTGTCGGCCTCCTGAAAAAAACTTCTGATCAGACGGATGTCAACTTGGTGAACGCCAAGCTGCTGGTGAAAGAGGCTGGCCTCAAT ATAACCACCTCCCACAACTCTGCTGCACCAGGGGAGCAGGCCTGCGGGGAGTGCCTCCTGACCGTGGCCCTGGCAGGTGCCCCCTACCAGGCTGTGGGCTTGGTCCAGGGCACCACACCTGTGCTGCAGGCCCTCAACGGAGCTGTCTTCAGACCAGGAGCGCCTCTCCGCAGGGGCCTGCCTCTACTCATGTTCCGGGCTCAGGGCTCCAACCCTGCGATGCTGCCTACCATGATTG GCCtcctggcagaggcaggagtACAGCTGCTGTCCTACCAGACCTCAGTGGTGTCCGATGGGGAGCCCTGGCATGTCATGGGCATCTCCTCCCTGTTGCCCAGCCTGGAGGCGTGGAAGCAGCACGTGACTGAGGCTTTCCAGTTCCACTTCTAA